The Euphorbia lathyris chromosome 3, ddEupLath1.1, whole genome shotgun sequence genome contains a region encoding:
- the LOC136222746 gene encoding uncharacterized protein isoform X3 produces MSDEGERTCPLCAEEMDLTDQQLKPCKCGYEICVWCWHHIMDMAEKDDTEGRCPACRIPYDKEKIVGMAASCERMVAEIHMERKKSQKTKSKPSDGRKQLSSVRVIQRNLVYIVGLPLNLADEDLLQRREYFGQYGKVLKVSMSRTAAGVIQQFPNNTCSVYITYGREEEAIRCIQSVHGFVLDGRSLKACFGTTKYCHAWLRNVPCTNPDCLYLHEIGSQEDSFTKDEIISAYTRSRVQQITGTTSSMVRRAGSMLPPPMDDYSCNITAAAAKPIVKSSSNNTVSTSKGSPPNGSLGKSITLPAAASWGTRAANQPQTANSTQSNGPSKPKPDMVNSTLAFSSAIATSSQTSSLHSDVGKRAVWNEDGQSFIGKGKQDYLKPVKQNSGLDLRASVLEKPCMNETNATLTSGDQSSSSPTSKQNNWGSDMVSDSPNSFAHTEPFCESEKGGAVIADMGSIKADSNIRCDISGVTRTSSADHSMIKSPGSHGVHQQYVDQYGEPLALAGSQINSGFTDQSDWRTDPHNPAATSTEVEEDIISFDNQRLKDPEVVSHTSYLPNSANSVHYTNHSRSHSLQHNDPFGALNSDPLFVDTRVDRSLLHSSSNSMIANGYPEKLLSSSSGLDRNIEHGFPLTNGGEGKPIGKSHGDATALDVGESSIISNILSLDLDSWDESLTSPQNLAKFLGETDKQPSLKMASSWKGQHNSQSRFSFARHEESRSQIVDADPPFSIFGQLQKTHPYGQDFSEKRNSYVDRHMMGNGFSPSNFDESEAFMGGPSVFPSNKTSAVSRSQISAPPGFSLPNRAPPPGFSSQERMEQIFDTLPGNHLLDPSSMLRNSYQSPSLGNISSSGGDIEFMDPAILAVGKGRLQGGLNNSGLDMRSNFPQQQLNAFENDARLQLLMQSSLSPHQNLRYSDIGNGYSSLNDSYGISSRLVDQSQMSNISPFMQMSLQHSRNGHMSNGRWDGWNEGQAGSVAELLRNERLGLNKFYSAGYDDSKFRMPSSGDLYNRTFEM; encoded by the exons ATGAGTGACGAAGGGGAAAGGACCTGCCCACTATGTGCAGAGGAGATGGACTTGACGGATCAGCAATTGAAGCCTTGCAAATGTGGCTACGAG ATATGTGTTTGGTGTTGGCATCATATAATGGACATGGCAGAGAAGGATGATACAGAAGGCCGTTGCCCTGCATGCCGTATCCCATACGACAAGGAAAAGATAGTAGGGATGGCTGCAAGCTGTGAGAG AATGGTGGCTGAAATCCATATGGAGCGAAAGAAGTCACAGAAGACAAAATCAAAGCCATCTGACGGAAGGAAGCAGCTCAGCAGTGTGCGGGTGATTCAAAGGAACCTTGTGTACATAGTTGGGCTGCCCCTTAATCTGGCTGATGAAGAT CTTCTCCAGCGGAGAGAGTACTTTGGCCAGTATGGAAAAGTTCTAAAAGTGTCTATGTCTCGAACAGCAGCTGGTGTCATTCAACAGTTTCCAAACAATACTTGTAGTGT ATATATAACTTATGGAAGGGAGGAAGAGGCAATTCGTTGTATTCAGTCTGTACATGGGTTTGTCTTGGATGGTAGATCATTAAA GGCGTGCTTTGGTACAACGAAGTATTGTCATGCATGGCTCAGAaatgtg CCTTGCACCAATCCAGATTGTCTATATTTGCATGAGATTGGTTCTCAGGAGGACAGTTTTACAAAAGATGAGATAatatcagcatacacaag GAGTAGGGTTCAACAAATTACTGGTACAACAAGTAGTATGGTGCGTCGTGCAGGGAGCATGCTGCCTCCGCCTATGGATGATTATAGCTGTAACATTACTGCTGCTGCAGCAAAACCCATTGTAAAAAGTAGTTCTAAT AATACAGTGAGTACATCTAAAGGTTCGCCTCCGAATGGAAGCTTGGGTAAATCAATCACACTTCCCGCAGCAGCCTCGTG GGGAACACGAGCTGCTAATCAGCCACAAACAGCTAATTCAACACAATCAAATGGACCTTCTAAGCCAAAGCCAGATATGGTTAATAGCACATTAGCATTCTCTTCTGCAATTGCAACTTCATCTCAGACCTCTTCGTTACATAGTGATGTAGGAAAAAGGGCAGTATGGAATGAAGATGGTCAAAGTTTCATTGGTAAAGGAAAACAGGATTATTTGAAACCTGTAAAGCAGAATAGTGGTTTAGATTTACGAGCCAGTGTTCTGGAGAAACCATGCATGAATGAAACTAATGCTACTTTAACTTCAGGTGACCAGTCTTCTAGTTCTCCAACATCTAAGCAAAATAACTGGGGCTCTGATATGGTTTCAGACAGTCCAAACTCCTTTGCTCATACTGAGCCATTTTGCGAGTCTGAAAAAGGAGGGGCAGTTATAGCTGATATGGGATCAATCAAGGCTGACAGTAATATTAGATGTGATATTTCTGGTGTTACTAGAACTAGTAGTGCAGATCACAGTATGATAAAATCACCTGGGAGTCACGGTGTACATCAACAGTATGTGGACCAATATGGGGAACCTTTAGCTCTAGCAGGAAGTCAGATAAATTCTGGTTTTACAGATCAATCTGATTGGAGAACAGATCCTCATAATCCAGCAGCTACAAGTACTGAAGTAGAAGAGGACATAATATCATTTGATAATCAAAGACTGAAGGATCCTGAAGTTGTTAGCCATACATCTTACTTGCCAAATTCTGCTAATTCCGTCCATTATACAAATCATTCTAGGTCCCATTCTTTGCAACACAATGATCCTTTTGGTGCTCTAAATTCCGATCCTCTATTTGTAGATACTAGAGTTGATCGGTCACTTCTACATTCCTCTAGTAATAGTATGATAGCAAATGGATACCCTGAAAAATTGCTCAGCAGTTCTTCTGGTTTGGATAGAAACATAGAGCATGGCTTCCCTCTTACGAATGGAGGGGAAGGGAAGCCCATTGGAAAATCACATGGTGATGCTACTGCCTTGGATGTGGGTGAGAGCAGCATAATTTCAAACATATTATCATTAGATCTGGATTCTTGGGATGAGTCATTAACATCGCCTCAGAATCTGGCTAAATTTTTGGGTGAGACTGATAAACAACCTAGCCTCAAAATGGCAAGTTCGTGGAAAGGTCAACATAACAGTCAGTCTAGGTTCTCTTTTGCTAGGCATGAGGAATCTAGGAGTCAAATAGTTGATGCTGATCCACCATTTAGCATTTTTGGGCAGTTGCAAAAAACCCATCCCTATGGTCAGGAtttttctgaaaaaagaaaTTCATATGTGGATAGGCATATGATGGGGAATGGTTTCTCTCCAAGCAATTTTGATGAATCTGAAGCTTTTATGGGTGGTCCTTCAGTTTTCCCGTCTAATAAGACGTCTG CAGTTTCTAGGTCTCAAATTTCTGCCCCTCCTGGATTCTCTCTACCTAATAGAGCTCCACCCCCAGGCTTTTCTTCTCAGGAGAGGATGGAACAGATTTTTGATACGCTACCTG GGAATCATTTGCTAGACCCTTCTTCCATGCTAAGAAATTCATATCAATCACCCTCACTTGGAAATATTAGTAGCAGTGGTGGGGATATTGAATTTATGGATCCTGCAATTTTAGCGGTCGGCAAAGGGAGACTTCAAGGTGGGCTGAACAATTCAGGCCTAGACATGAGATCTAATTTCCCCCAACAACAGTTAAATGCCTTTGAGAATGATGCAAGACTTCAGCTACTGATGCAAAGTTCTCTCTCGCCACACCAGAACCTCAGATATTCTGACATTGGCAATGGCTATTCTTCACTTAATGATTCTTATGGCATTTCTTCAAGGCTTGTCGACCAATCACAAATGAGCAATATATCTCCATTCATGCAAATGTCTCTTCAACATTCCAGGAATGGGCACATGTCAAATGGTCGCTGGGATGGATGGAATGAGGGTCAAGCTGGAAGTGTGGCCGAGCTTCTCCGAAATGAGAGACTGGGATTGAACAAGTTCTATAGTGCTGGGTATGATGATTCAAAGTTTCGGATGCCAAGTTCTGGAGACTTGTACAACAGAACATTTGAGATGTGA
- the LOC136222746 gene encoding uncharacterized protein isoform X4: MSDEGERTCPLCAEEMDLTDQQLKPCKCGYEICVWCWHHIMDMAEKDDTEGRCPACRIPYDKEKIVGMAASCERMVAEIHMERKKSQKTKSKPSDGRKQLSSVRVIQRNLVYIVGLPLNLADEDLLQRREYFGQYGKVLKVSMSRTAAGVIQQFPNNTCSVYITYGREEEAIRCIQSVHGFVLDGRSLKACFGTTKYCHAWLRNVPCTNPDCLYLHEIGSQEDSFTKDEIISAYTRVQQITGTTSSMVRRAGSMLPPPMDDYSCNITAAAAKPIVKSSSNQNTVSTSKGSPPNGSLGKSITLPAAASWGTRAANQPQTANSTQSNGPSKPKPDMVNSTLAFSSAIATSSQTSSLHSDVGKRAVWNEDGQSFIGKGKQDYLKPVKQNSGLDLRASVLEKPCMNETNATLTSGDQSSSSPTSKQNNWGSDMVSDSPNSFAHTEPFCESEKGGAVIADMGSIKADSNIRCDISGVTRTSSADHSMIKSPGSHGVHQQYVDQYGEPLALAGSQINSGFTDQSDWRTDPHNPAATSTEVEEDIISFDNQRLKDPEVVSHTSYLPNSANSVHYTNHSRSHSLQHNDPFGALNSDPLFVDTRVDRSLLHSSSNSMIANGYPEKLLSSSSGLDRNIEHGFPLTNGGEGKPIGKSHGDATALDVGESSIISNILSLDLDSWDESLTSPQNLAKFLGETDKQPSLKMASSWKGQHNSQSRFSFARHEESRSQIVDADPPFSIFGQLQKTHPYGQDFSEKRNSYVDRHMMGNGFSPSNFDESEAFMGGPSVFPSNKTSAVSRSQISAPPGFSLPNRAPPPGFSSQERMEQIFDTLPGNHLLDPSSMLRNSYQSPSLGNISSSGGDIEFMDPAILAVGKGRLQGGLNNSGLDMRSNFPQQQLNAFENDARLQLLMQSSLSPHQNLRYSDIGNGYSSLNDSYGISSRLVDQSQMSNISPFMQMSLQHSRNGHMSNGRWDGWNEGQAGSVAELLRNERLGLNKFYSAGYDDSKFRMPSSGDLYNRTFEM, translated from the exons ATGAGTGACGAAGGGGAAAGGACCTGCCCACTATGTGCAGAGGAGATGGACTTGACGGATCAGCAATTGAAGCCTTGCAAATGTGGCTACGAG ATATGTGTTTGGTGTTGGCATCATATAATGGACATGGCAGAGAAGGATGATACAGAAGGCCGTTGCCCTGCATGCCGTATCCCATACGACAAGGAAAAGATAGTAGGGATGGCTGCAAGCTGTGAGAG AATGGTGGCTGAAATCCATATGGAGCGAAAGAAGTCACAGAAGACAAAATCAAAGCCATCTGACGGAAGGAAGCAGCTCAGCAGTGTGCGGGTGATTCAAAGGAACCTTGTGTACATAGTTGGGCTGCCCCTTAATCTGGCTGATGAAGAT CTTCTCCAGCGGAGAGAGTACTTTGGCCAGTATGGAAAAGTTCTAAAAGTGTCTATGTCTCGAACAGCAGCTGGTGTCATTCAACAGTTTCCAAACAATACTTGTAGTGT ATATATAACTTATGGAAGGGAGGAAGAGGCAATTCGTTGTATTCAGTCTGTACATGGGTTTGTCTTGGATGGTAGATCATTAAA GGCGTGCTTTGGTACAACGAAGTATTGTCATGCATGGCTCAGAaatgtg CCTTGCACCAATCCAGATTGTCTATATTTGCATGAGATTGGTTCTCAGGAGGACAGTTTTACAAAAGATGAGATAatatcagcatacacaag GGTTCAACAAATTACTGGTACAACAAGTAGTATGGTGCGTCGTGCAGGGAGCATGCTGCCTCCGCCTATGGATGATTATAGCTGTAACATTACTGCTGCTGCAGCAAAACCCATTGTAAAAAGTAGTTCTAAT CAGAATACAGTGAGTACATCTAAAGGTTCGCCTCCGAATGGAAGCTTGGGTAAATCAATCACACTTCCCGCAGCAGCCTCGTG GGGAACACGAGCTGCTAATCAGCCACAAACAGCTAATTCAACACAATCAAATGGACCTTCTAAGCCAAAGCCAGATATGGTTAATAGCACATTAGCATTCTCTTCTGCAATTGCAACTTCATCTCAGACCTCTTCGTTACATAGTGATGTAGGAAAAAGGGCAGTATGGAATGAAGATGGTCAAAGTTTCATTGGTAAAGGAAAACAGGATTATTTGAAACCTGTAAAGCAGAATAGTGGTTTAGATTTACGAGCCAGTGTTCTGGAGAAACCATGCATGAATGAAACTAATGCTACTTTAACTTCAGGTGACCAGTCTTCTAGTTCTCCAACATCTAAGCAAAATAACTGGGGCTCTGATATGGTTTCAGACAGTCCAAACTCCTTTGCTCATACTGAGCCATTTTGCGAGTCTGAAAAAGGAGGGGCAGTTATAGCTGATATGGGATCAATCAAGGCTGACAGTAATATTAGATGTGATATTTCTGGTGTTACTAGAACTAGTAGTGCAGATCACAGTATGATAAAATCACCTGGGAGTCACGGTGTACATCAACAGTATGTGGACCAATATGGGGAACCTTTAGCTCTAGCAGGAAGTCAGATAAATTCTGGTTTTACAGATCAATCTGATTGGAGAACAGATCCTCATAATCCAGCAGCTACAAGTACTGAAGTAGAAGAGGACATAATATCATTTGATAATCAAAGACTGAAGGATCCTGAAGTTGTTAGCCATACATCTTACTTGCCAAATTCTGCTAATTCCGTCCATTATACAAATCATTCTAGGTCCCATTCTTTGCAACACAATGATCCTTTTGGTGCTCTAAATTCCGATCCTCTATTTGTAGATACTAGAGTTGATCGGTCACTTCTACATTCCTCTAGTAATAGTATGATAGCAAATGGATACCCTGAAAAATTGCTCAGCAGTTCTTCTGGTTTGGATAGAAACATAGAGCATGGCTTCCCTCTTACGAATGGAGGGGAAGGGAAGCCCATTGGAAAATCACATGGTGATGCTACTGCCTTGGATGTGGGTGAGAGCAGCATAATTTCAAACATATTATCATTAGATCTGGATTCTTGGGATGAGTCATTAACATCGCCTCAGAATCTGGCTAAATTTTTGGGTGAGACTGATAAACAACCTAGCCTCAAAATGGCAAGTTCGTGGAAAGGTCAACATAACAGTCAGTCTAGGTTCTCTTTTGCTAGGCATGAGGAATCTAGGAGTCAAATAGTTGATGCTGATCCACCATTTAGCATTTTTGGGCAGTTGCAAAAAACCCATCCCTATGGTCAGGAtttttctgaaaaaagaaaTTCATATGTGGATAGGCATATGATGGGGAATGGTTTCTCTCCAAGCAATTTTGATGAATCTGAAGCTTTTATGGGTGGTCCTTCAGTTTTCCCGTCTAATAAGACGTCTG CAGTTTCTAGGTCTCAAATTTCTGCCCCTCCTGGATTCTCTCTACCTAATAGAGCTCCACCCCCAGGCTTTTCTTCTCAGGAGAGGATGGAACAGATTTTTGATACGCTACCTG GGAATCATTTGCTAGACCCTTCTTCCATGCTAAGAAATTCATATCAATCACCCTCACTTGGAAATATTAGTAGCAGTGGTGGGGATATTGAATTTATGGATCCTGCAATTTTAGCGGTCGGCAAAGGGAGACTTCAAGGTGGGCTGAACAATTCAGGCCTAGACATGAGATCTAATTTCCCCCAACAACAGTTAAATGCCTTTGAGAATGATGCAAGACTTCAGCTACTGATGCAAAGTTCTCTCTCGCCACACCAGAACCTCAGATATTCTGACATTGGCAATGGCTATTCTTCACTTAATGATTCTTATGGCATTTCTTCAAGGCTTGTCGACCAATCACAAATGAGCAATATATCTCCATTCATGCAAATGTCTCTTCAACATTCCAGGAATGGGCACATGTCAAATGGTCGCTGGGATGGATGGAATGAGGGTCAAGCTGGAAGTGTGGCCGAGCTTCTCCGAAATGAGAGACTGGGATTGAACAAGTTCTATAGTGCTGGGTATGATGATTCAAAGTTTCGGATGCCAAGTTCTGGAGACTTGTACAACAGAACATTTGAGATGTGA
- the LOC136222746 gene encoding uncharacterized protein isoform X1, translating into MSDEGERTCPLCAEEMDLTDQQLKPCKCGYEICVWCWHHIMDMAEKDDTEGRCPACRIPYDKEKIVGMAASCERMVAEIHMERKKSQKTKSKPSDGRKQLSSVRVIQRNLVYIVGLPLNLADEDLLQRREYFGQYGKVLKVSMSRTAAGVIQQFPNNTCSVYITYGREEEAIRCIQSVHGFVLDGRSLKACFGTTKYCHAWLRNVPCTNPDCLYLHEIGSQEDSFTKDEIISAYTRSRVQQITGTTSSMVRRAGSMLPPPMDDYSCNITAAAAKPIVKSSSNQNTVSTSKGSPPNGSLGKSITLPAAASWGTRAANQPQTANSTQSNGPSKPKPDMVNSTLAFSSAIATSSQTSSLHSDVGKRAVWNEDGQSFIGKGKQDYLKPVKQNSGLDLRASVLEKPCMNETNATLTSGDQSSSSPTSKQNNWGSDMVSDSPNSFAHTEPFCESEKGGAVIADMGSIKADSNIRCDISGVTRTSSADHSMIKSPGSHGVHQQYVDQYGEPLALAGSQINSGFTDQSDWRTDPHNPAATSTEVEEDIISFDNQRLKDPEVVSHTSYLPNSANSVHYTNHSRSHSLQHNDPFGALNSDPLFVDTRVDRSLLHSSSNSMIANGYPEKLLSSSSGLDRNIEHGFPLTNGGEGKPIGKSHGDATALDVGESSIISNILSLDLDSWDESLTSPQNLAKFLGETDKQPSLKMASSWKGQHNSQSRFSFARHEESRSQIVDADPPFSIFGQLQKTHPYGQDFSEKRNSYVDRHMMGNGFSPSNFDESEAFMGGPSVFPSNKTSAVSRSQISAPPGFSLPNRAPPPGFSSQERMEQIFDTLPGNHLLDPSSMLRNSYQSPSLGNISSSGGDIEFMDPAILAVGKGRLQGGLNNSGLDMRSNFPQQQLNAFENDARLQLLMQSSLSPHQNLRYSDIGNGYSSLNDSYGISSRLVDQSQMSNISPFMQMSLQHSRNGHMSNGRWDGWNEGQAGSVAELLRNERLGLNKFYSAGYDDSKFRMPSSGDLYNRTFEM; encoded by the exons ATGAGTGACGAAGGGGAAAGGACCTGCCCACTATGTGCAGAGGAGATGGACTTGACGGATCAGCAATTGAAGCCTTGCAAATGTGGCTACGAG ATATGTGTTTGGTGTTGGCATCATATAATGGACATGGCAGAGAAGGATGATACAGAAGGCCGTTGCCCTGCATGCCGTATCCCATACGACAAGGAAAAGATAGTAGGGATGGCTGCAAGCTGTGAGAG AATGGTGGCTGAAATCCATATGGAGCGAAAGAAGTCACAGAAGACAAAATCAAAGCCATCTGACGGAAGGAAGCAGCTCAGCAGTGTGCGGGTGATTCAAAGGAACCTTGTGTACATAGTTGGGCTGCCCCTTAATCTGGCTGATGAAGAT CTTCTCCAGCGGAGAGAGTACTTTGGCCAGTATGGAAAAGTTCTAAAAGTGTCTATGTCTCGAACAGCAGCTGGTGTCATTCAACAGTTTCCAAACAATACTTGTAGTGT ATATATAACTTATGGAAGGGAGGAAGAGGCAATTCGTTGTATTCAGTCTGTACATGGGTTTGTCTTGGATGGTAGATCATTAAA GGCGTGCTTTGGTACAACGAAGTATTGTCATGCATGGCTCAGAaatgtg CCTTGCACCAATCCAGATTGTCTATATTTGCATGAGATTGGTTCTCAGGAGGACAGTTTTACAAAAGATGAGATAatatcagcatacacaag GAGTAGGGTTCAACAAATTACTGGTACAACAAGTAGTATGGTGCGTCGTGCAGGGAGCATGCTGCCTCCGCCTATGGATGATTATAGCTGTAACATTACTGCTGCTGCAGCAAAACCCATTGTAAAAAGTAGTTCTAAT CAGAATACAGTGAGTACATCTAAAGGTTCGCCTCCGAATGGAAGCTTGGGTAAATCAATCACACTTCCCGCAGCAGCCTCGTG GGGAACACGAGCTGCTAATCAGCCACAAACAGCTAATTCAACACAATCAAATGGACCTTCTAAGCCAAAGCCAGATATGGTTAATAGCACATTAGCATTCTCTTCTGCAATTGCAACTTCATCTCAGACCTCTTCGTTACATAGTGATGTAGGAAAAAGGGCAGTATGGAATGAAGATGGTCAAAGTTTCATTGGTAAAGGAAAACAGGATTATTTGAAACCTGTAAAGCAGAATAGTGGTTTAGATTTACGAGCCAGTGTTCTGGAGAAACCATGCATGAATGAAACTAATGCTACTTTAACTTCAGGTGACCAGTCTTCTAGTTCTCCAACATCTAAGCAAAATAACTGGGGCTCTGATATGGTTTCAGACAGTCCAAACTCCTTTGCTCATACTGAGCCATTTTGCGAGTCTGAAAAAGGAGGGGCAGTTATAGCTGATATGGGATCAATCAAGGCTGACAGTAATATTAGATGTGATATTTCTGGTGTTACTAGAACTAGTAGTGCAGATCACAGTATGATAAAATCACCTGGGAGTCACGGTGTACATCAACAGTATGTGGACCAATATGGGGAACCTTTAGCTCTAGCAGGAAGTCAGATAAATTCTGGTTTTACAGATCAATCTGATTGGAGAACAGATCCTCATAATCCAGCAGCTACAAGTACTGAAGTAGAAGAGGACATAATATCATTTGATAATCAAAGACTGAAGGATCCTGAAGTTGTTAGCCATACATCTTACTTGCCAAATTCTGCTAATTCCGTCCATTATACAAATCATTCTAGGTCCCATTCTTTGCAACACAATGATCCTTTTGGTGCTCTAAATTCCGATCCTCTATTTGTAGATACTAGAGTTGATCGGTCACTTCTACATTCCTCTAGTAATAGTATGATAGCAAATGGATACCCTGAAAAATTGCTCAGCAGTTCTTCTGGTTTGGATAGAAACATAGAGCATGGCTTCCCTCTTACGAATGGAGGGGAAGGGAAGCCCATTGGAAAATCACATGGTGATGCTACTGCCTTGGATGTGGGTGAGAGCAGCATAATTTCAAACATATTATCATTAGATCTGGATTCTTGGGATGAGTCATTAACATCGCCTCAGAATCTGGCTAAATTTTTGGGTGAGACTGATAAACAACCTAGCCTCAAAATGGCAAGTTCGTGGAAAGGTCAACATAACAGTCAGTCTAGGTTCTCTTTTGCTAGGCATGAGGAATCTAGGAGTCAAATAGTTGATGCTGATCCACCATTTAGCATTTTTGGGCAGTTGCAAAAAACCCATCCCTATGGTCAGGAtttttctgaaaaaagaaaTTCATATGTGGATAGGCATATGATGGGGAATGGTTTCTCTCCAAGCAATTTTGATGAATCTGAAGCTTTTATGGGTGGTCCTTCAGTTTTCCCGTCTAATAAGACGTCTG CAGTTTCTAGGTCTCAAATTTCTGCCCCTCCTGGATTCTCTCTACCTAATAGAGCTCCACCCCCAGGCTTTTCTTCTCAGGAGAGGATGGAACAGATTTTTGATACGCTACCTG GGAATCATTTGCTAGACCCTTCTTCCATGCTAAGAAATTCATATCAATCACCCTCACTTGGAAATATTAGTAGCAGTGGTGGGGATATTGAATTTATGGATCCTGCAATTTTAGCGGTCGGCAAAGGGAGACTTCAAGGTGGGCTGAACAATTCAGGCCTAGACATGAGATCTAATTTCCCCCAACAACAGTTAAATGCCTTTGAGAATGATGCAAGACTTCAGCTACTGATGCAAAGTTCTCTCTCGCCACACCAGAACCTCAGATATTCTGACATTGGCAATGGCTATTCTTCACTTAATGATTCTTATGGCATTTCTTCAAGGCTTGTCGACCAATCACAAATGAGCAATATATCTCCATTCATGCAAATGTCTCTTCAACATTCCAGGAATGGGCACATGTCAAATGGTCGCTGGGATGGATGGAATGAGGGTCAAGCTGGAAGTGTGGCCGAGCTTCTCCGAAATGAGAGACTGGGATTGAACAAGTTCTATAGTGCTGGGTATGATGATTCAAAGTTTCGGATGCCAAGTTCTGGAGACTTGTACAACAGAACATTTGAGATGTGA